In one window of Coralliovum pocilloporae DNA:
- a CDS encoding response regulator, with protein sequence MYQQSSRLPCKIFIIDDDPDDVLVMRRALAKAARVTASEANISVASDGESALVSLREKVSAGDWPDLVLVDLNMPGLTGFDLLQICREDAVLKQLRLIVVTTASDEDSFAKARRYGADDVFSKPETLKDMTRLLETLL encoded by the coding sequence ATGTATCAGCAGTCTAGCAGACTGCCATGCAAAATCTTTATTATCGATGATGATCCGGATGATGTTCTGGTCATGCGGCGTGCTTTGGCGAAAGCGGCACGGGTTACCGCTTCTGAGGCTAATATTTCGGTCGCCTCAGATGGAGAAAGTGCCCTTGTGAGTTTGAGAGAGAAGGTGAGTGCAGGGGATTGGCCCGATTTGGTTCTGGTGGATCTGAATATGCCTGGTCTCACTGGCTTTGACCTTCTGCAAATCTGTCGCGAAGATGCGGTTCTCAAGCAGCTCCGACTGATCGTCGTTACGACGGCGTCTGATGAGGATAGTTTTGCAAAAGCGCGCCGCTATGGGGCCGATGATGTTTTTTCGAAACCGGAAACGCTCAAGGATATGACCCGGCTTCTGGAGACGCTTTTGTAA
- the tsaA gene encoding tRNA (N6-threonylcarbamoyladenosine(37)-N6)-methyltransferase TrmO, with product MSEIKTHWPPEGEADASLYYIGRIRTPWTTKRQCPRNAQESEVICQIELLPQFQLALRSLDTATHIIVLYWLNQADRDLVVQHPSFDNQAHGTFALRSPNRPNPIGLSVARLISINESSLSIRHIDCLDGTPLLDIKPYLPNTDAITDAHVGWYEQRAWPDRRRSD from the coding sequence ATGAGCGAGATAAAAACGCACTGGCCGCCTGAGGGAGAAGCAGATGCCAGCCTCTATTATATAGGGCGGATCAGAACGCCCTGGACCACCAAGAGGCAATGCCCGCGCAACGCTCAGGAAAGCGAGGTCATCTGCCAGATCGAGCTGCTCCCGCAGTTCCAACTAGCACTTAGATCGCTTGATACAGCCACTCACATTATCGTGCTTTACTGGCTCAATCAGGCAGACCGCGACCTCGTCGTCCAGCATCCTTCCTTTGACAACCAGGCTCACGGCACATTCGCGCTTCGCTCACCAAACAGGCCGAACCCCATAGGTCTTTCCGTCGCCCGGCTGATCAGCATCAACGAGAGCAGTCTGTCAATCCGTCATATCGATTGCCTGGACGGCACGCCCCTGCTGGATATCAAACCCTATCTTCCAAACACAGATGCTATCACGGACGCCCATGTGGGCTGGTATGAGCAGCGGGCCTGGCCTGACCGCAGGCGATCTGATTGA
- a CDS encoding PAS domain-containing sensor histidine kinase, translating to MTARDTEIDTKLPTAAADQLLGGLGLLDCSECPAGQINPVYLVDGNEAFRTLLCSDQRLSHGRDISPDLTRLLGAQGSTTIRKSLDSKTVQRTTLTSDKPGTLSYLISIYPDETRDRHIWLSFTPLPANETEPSGQQGTKPDEFEKLYRKTPALMHSIDGEGKLLEVSDAWLDAFGYQREEVIGKKSSDFLTPESRELAVNVILPRFFEEKECWNTPYKWVRKDGSIFQGDLSAIMRNDDADPMIKTLAVITDVTERNEARDRLQASAEQLSVVNAKLNQFAHVASHDLQEPLRKIKTFSHILIDAIAEGDHEDAELARQVLTSSVDKARNLIRDLLDYARSQNQELTIAPFNITEIINRSVSGLSQLIEEVGAQIKITSADDIISGDPQQIEMLLSNLINNAVKYRRSDQPCLVTIVFEITPDKSWALSVKDNGLGFDPKYDKQIFEPFKRLHPDARQGSGIGLAICKSVCDRHGWDISAVSEPGNGSTFTVTPLPDKQGRQ from the coding sequence ATGACTGCTCGCGACACTGAGATCGACACAAAGCTACCCACCGCAGCAGCGGACCAACTGCTTGGCGGTCTGGGTCTGCTTGACTGTTCCGAGTGCCCGGCGGGCCAGATAAATCCCGTATACCTGGTTGACGGAAACGAGGCATTTCGCACCCTGCTGTGTTCAGACCAGCGACTGAGCCACGGTCGAGATATAAGCCCCGATCTGACCCGGCTTCTGGGCGCACAAGGCAGCACAACAATCAGGAAATCTCTGGATAGCAAGACAGTCCAGAGAACGACGCTGACCTCTGATAAACCGGGCACTCTGAGCTATCTCATCTCCATCTACCCGGACGAGACCCGCGACAGGCATATCTGGCTGAGCTTCACGCCTCTTCCCGCCAATGAAACGGAGCCATCAGGTCAGCAGGGCACTAAGCCGGATGAATTTGAAAAACTCTACAGAAAAACTCCGGCCCTCATGCATTCCATTGATGGAGAAGGAAAACTTCTTGAAGTCAGCGACGCCTGGCTGGATGCTTTCGGATATCAGCGTGAGGAAGTGATCGGAAAGAAGTCCAGCGATTTCCTGACGCCGGAATCAAGAGAGCTGGCAGTCAACGTCATCCTTCCCCGGTTCTTCGAGGAAAAGGAATGCTGGAACACACCCTATAAATGGGTCCGTAAGGATGGTTCCATCTTCCAGGGAGATCTCTCGGCAATCATGCGGAATGATGATGCGGACCCCATGATCAAAACACTTGCTGTTATCACAGATGTCACAGAGCGGAATGAAGCTCGTGACAGGCTTCAGGCAAGCGCTGAGCAACTATCTGTGGTCAATGCGAAACTCAATCAGTTTGCTCACGTGGCATCCCATGATCTTCAGGAGCCGCTTCGCAAGATCAAGACATTCTCCCACATCCTGATTGATGCAATTGCTGAGGGCGATCATGAAGATGCCGAGCTGGCACGGCAGGTTCTGACAAGCTCTGTCGACAAAGCGCGGAACCTCATTCGGGACCTGCTGGACTATGCCAGATCCCAGAATCAGGAACTCACCATCGCTCCGTTCAACATCACTGAGATCATCAATCGCAGTGTTTCAGGATTGTCCCAGCTGATCGAAGAAGTGGGAGCTCAGATCAAAATAACCTCAGCGGACGATATCATATCCGGAGATCCTCAGCAGATAGAGATGCTTCTCAGCAACCTTATCAACAATGCTGTCAAATACCGGCGCTCTGACCAGCCTTGTCTTGTCACGATCGTCTTCGAAATCACTCCGGATAAGAGCTGGGCTCTGAGTGTAAAAGACAATGGTCTGGGTTTTGACCCCAAATATGACAAGCAGATCTTCGAGCCGTTCAAACGCCTGCATCCGGACGCAAGACAAGGCAGCGGCATCGGGCTGGCAATCTGTAAATCCGTCTGTGATCGGCACGGCTGGGATATTTCGGCAGTTTCCGAACCCGGTAATGGCAGCACATTCACCGTCACTCCGCTCCCTGACAAACAGGGAAGGCAATAA
- a CDS encoding SRPBCC family protein, with product MQQTSHETESRILRLDREFNASPEQVYDAWTDPEQLVQWWGPEGMTIPDCRMDLRVGGHWTTTMLSAEGNRHTVQGVYTVLDRPHHIAFTWAWLYDEGLGHETIVDVHLERTERGGTKLTMVQQIFAEEEHRNNHESGWSSTFNCLEVFLSA from the coding sequence ATGCAACAGACAAGCCATGAGACAGAATCCAGAATTCTTCGACTGGATCGGGAGTTCAATGCATCACCGGAACAGGTCTATGATGCCTGGACCGATCCGGAACAGCTTGTACAATGGTGGGGCCCTGAAGGAATGACCATTCCGGATTGCCGGATGGACCTTCGGGTCGGGGGCCACTGGACCACAACAATGCTGTCTGCCGAAGGCAACCGTCACACGGTGCAGGGGGTCTATACGGTCCTGGATCGACCTCACCACATCGCCTTCACCTGGGCCTGGCTCTACGATGAAGGCCTTGGTCATGAGACCATTGTTGATGTGCACCTGGAACGGACAGAGCGCGGGGGCACAAAGCTGACCATGGTCCAGCAGATCTTTGCCGAAGAAGAACACCGCAACAACCATGAATCCGGTTGGTCATCGACCTTCAACTGCCTTGAGGTCTTTTTGTCAGCCTAA
- a CDS encoding NAD(P)-dependent oxidoreductase produces the protein MASIADLKAQREAALAATAAGAPARTSNQFFGVGPITDITTDEVDSRLMRFEFEAWLEANYRKLDDKGNDLGPITSAELGRSMHRGYPADKVLLDMMYEINRYFEFPKQNKMAVGLGGGHSGFTVAAVHLINANKQDQHIFVDTPRPESEEAMIGGFFRQSWGAQILELHKYAPNGDMGRVHFTGKEGAIPSADELVEMGVKVFFGVGHETTGASTYTDGDIKNLLAWIDRDPANHHAVIDATSLLGSMVWDQDLVDQVQNKCCMFMPLQKAIGGISGYFLISFTPAALALVEENQNDPSWAIARQLKIVVPENPKLPLTGKKTVGLGPFYDPAEHKMLGGIINTFSTLAFAETTFGLLRSEKLVGSVRDLNRRSIENREAVNDWVASHDLFELGVEEVARRGAAVTLLKVNDADITDADLHARIIARSKQLLGFEGLTHPNGDREPGLDVARYVNAFPGTPGDYRAWIGGIRPHADIPALLDNLEYAYLRAKAVVLEELLAEQGETFESSASAAGGRVRQDDQSKAYKVLVADLIGLKFDANGNPDHSEARAHVESKGGVFHEGGHDGQDLEAGKIHFFYEPNLSTEEELLPRTKDGQYDATIVAATFLPQASVFKHGGVRIGAGTGNMGSASWGGGNGTGGEAPLMNTPSFNSRATAHMAIKALLKVAPDLPVDEMHGLVCDGNFDTGKDLCKFPTEKLEGKKMAVIGYGNIGREVANLGKALGMNVSIYARAHHKDWIESEGFTYAETPIEAATGADVLSPHTGLGALNAETGKFANDSLVNTDVLNAMNDGAIIVNYDRGEVVNADALDAALTSGKVRYAAIDADLFKNAETGELSGPMVPYLGLVERHGDKLELLPHAAADTEHLSRVEGAKQAIDQIFDVIQYKAVTNLKGDLPEGYTNSGATTVNGVGKVTPNALSSAAGSAGAAAQARESAEQMAAIWGAFASTTDADRRQELVNQYGAQLVYHSNRYASLMEELGLKGPYG, from the coding sequence ATGGCGTCGATTGCTGACTTGAAAGCGCAGAGAGAAGCCGCGCTGGCCGCGACCGCAGCCGGTGCTCCGGCCCGGACCTCCAACCAGTTTTTCGGTGTGGGTCCGATCACGGATATCACGACCGATGAGGTCGACAGCCGCCTGATGCGCTTCGAGTTCGAAGCATGGCTTGAAGCCAACTATCGCAAGCTCGACGACAAGGGTAACGATCTCGGACCGATCACGTCTGCTGAGCTGGGCCGCTCCATGCACCGCGGCTATCCGGCGGATAAGGTTCTTCTCGACATGATGTACGAGATCAACCGCTATTTCGAGTTCCCGAAGCAGAACAAGATGGCTGTCGGTCTGGGCGGCGGTCACTCCGGTTTCACTGTTGCCGCTGTTCATCTGATCAACGCCAACAAACAGGATCAGCATATCTTTGTTGATACACCGCGTCCGGAATCAGAAGAAGCCATGATCGGCGGATTCTTCCGTCAGTCCTGGGGTGCGCAGATCCTTGAGCTGCACAAATATGCTCCGAACGGCGACATGGGTCGTGTTCACTTCACCGGCAAGGAAGGCGCTATCCCGTCTGCTGATGAGCTGGTCGAAATGGGCGTCAAAGTCTTCTTCGGCGTAGGTCATGAAACAACCGGCGCGTCCACCTACACAGACGGCGACATCAAGAATCTGCTGGCCTGGATCGATCGTGATCCGGCAAACCACCATGCTGTTATCGACGCCACGTCTCTGCTTGGTTCTATGGTCTGGGATCAGGATCTGGTTGACCAGGTTCAGAACAAATGCTGCATGTTCATGCCGCTGCAGAAGGCAATCGGCGGTATCTCCGGTTACTTCCTGATCTCCTTCACCCCGGCCGCTCTGGCGCTGGTTGAAGAAAACCAGAATGATCCGTCCTGGGCGATTGCGCGTCAGCTCAAGATTGTTGTTCCGGAAAACCCGAAACTGCCGCTGACCGGCAAGAAAACCGTTGGCCTTGGCCCGTTCTACGACCCGGCAGAGCACAAGATGCTCGGCGGCATCATCAACACCTTCTCGACGCTGGCTTTCGCTGAAACCACATTTGGCCTGCTGCGTTCCGAGAAGCTGGTTGGTTCTGTTCGTGATCTGAACCGCCGTTCCATTGAAAACCGTGAAGCTGTCAATGACTGGGTCGCAAGCCATGACCTGTTTGAGCTTGGCGTTGAGGAAGTGGCCCGTCGTGGTGCTGCCGTGACCCTTCTGAAAGTCAATGATGCCGACATCACCGACGCTGATCTACATGCGCGCATCATTGCCCGCTCCAAGCAGCTGCTTGGCTTTGAAGGTCTGACCCATCCGAATGGTGACCGTGAGCCAGGCCTTGATGTGGCTCGCTACGTCAATGCTTTCCCGGGCACCCCTGGTGACTACCGGGCCTGGATTGGTGGTATCCGTCCGCATGCTGATATCCCGGCTCTTCTGGACAACCTCGAATATGCCTATCTGCGTGCCAAAGCTGTTGTTCTTGAAGAACTGCTGGCAGAGCAGGGTGAAACGTTCGAATCCTCTGCTTCTGCTGCTGGTGGTCGCGTTCGTCAGGATGATCAGAGCAAGGCTTACAAGGTTCTTGTTGCTGACCTCATTGGCCTGAAGTTTGATGCCAACGGCAACCCGGACCATTCAGAAGCCCGTGCCCATGTTGAGAGCAAGGGCGGTGTCTTCCACGAAGGCGGTCATGACGGTCAGGACCTGGAAGCTGGTAAAATCCACTTCTTCTACGAGCCGAACCTGTCAACCGAAGAAGAACTGCTGCCGCGCACCAAAGACGGTCAGTATGACGCGACTATCGTTGCCGCGACCTTCCTGCCGCAGGCGTCCGTCTTCAAGCATGGTGGCGTTCGTATCGGTGCCGGTACCGGCAATATGGGCTCTGCCTCCTGGGGTGGCGGCAACGGCACCGGCGGTGAAGCTCCGCTGATGAACACACCGAGCTTCAACAGCCGTGCAACCGCTCACATGGCCATCAAGGCGCTTCTGAAAGTTGCTCCGGATCTTCCGGTCGACGAAATGCACGGTCTGGTCTGTGACGGCAACTTCGACACAGGTAAGGATCTTTGCAAGTTCCCGACCGAGAAGCTCGAAGGCAAGAAAATGGCCGTTATCGGCTACGGCAATATCGGTCGTGAAGTGGCCAATCTCGGCAAAGCCCTTGGCATGAATGTATCCATCTATGCCCGTGCTCACCACAAGGACTGGATCGAGTCTGAAGGCTTTACCTACGCCGAGACACCGATTGAAGCTGCAACCGGCGCTGATGTTCTGAGCCCGCATACCGGCCTTGGTGCACTGAATGCCGAAACCGGCAAGTTTGCCAATGACAGCCTGGTCAATACTGACGTTCTCAATGCCATGAATGACGGCGCTATCATCGTCAATTATGACCGTGGTGAAGTGGTCAATGCGGACGCACTTGATGCAGCTCTCACCAGCGGTAAAGTGCGGTATGCGGCAATCGATGCTGATCTGTTCAAGAACGCTGAGACCGGTGAGCTTTCAGGACCGATGGTTCCGTATCTCGGCCTTGTTGAGCGTCATGGTGATAAGCTGGAACTGCTGCCGCATGCTGCAGCTGACACCGAGCATCTGAGCCGTGTGGAAGGTGCCAAGCAGGCTATCGACCAGATCTTTGATGTGATCCAGTACAAAGCTGTGACCAACCTGAAAGGCGACCTGCCGGAAGGTTACACCAATTCTGGCGCAACAACTGTCAATGGCGTTGGCAAAGTGACACCGAACGCGCTGAGCTCTGCTGCAGGCAGCGCGGGTGCCGCCGCTCAGGCTCGTGAATCTGCTGAGCAGATGGCTGCTATCTGGGGTGCGTTTGCATCCACAACAGATGCGGATCGCCGCCAGGAGCTGGTTAACCAGTATGGTGCGCAGCTTGTGTATCATTCCAACCGTTATGCGTCTCTGATGGAAGAGCTTGGCCTGAAAGGCCCATACGGCTGA
- a CDS encoding ArsR/SmtB family transcription factor: protein MDTPLPQLFAALADPTRFAIIERLRENGEQHIGQISEPFQMSAPAISRHIKILEQAGLVKRRTEQQKRFLSLRRECFSTLDDWIRHYREFWNDSFDRLDNYLEIRTNSGNHDATDKP, encoded by the coding sequence ATGGATACTCCCCTTCCCCAACTCTTTGCAGCCCTGGCGGACCCGACACGCTTTGCCATCATTGAGCGTCTGAGAGAGAACGGCGAGCAGCATATCGGCCAAATATCCGAGCCGTTTCAAATGTCAGCTCCAGCGATCTCGCGACATATCAAAATTCTGGAACAGGCCGGCCTGGTGAAACGAAGAACAGAACAGCAGAAGCGGTTCCTTAGCCTGCGCAGGGAGTGCTTTTCGACCCTTGATGACTGGATACGACACTATCGGGAATTCTGGAACGACAGCTTCGACCGCCTCGATAACTATCTGGAAATCAGAACCAATTCAGGAAATCACGATGCAACAGACAAGCCATGA
- the ettA gene encoding energy-dependent translational throttle protein EttA yields MARQFIYHMQGTSKSYAGGKKVLDNIHLSFYPDAKIGVLGPNGAGKSTLLRIMAGLDNDYTGEAWVAKGATVGYLPQEPQLDESKDVLGNVMVAVADKKAIVDEYNELAMKLAEDYSDELMEKMTELQDKIDADNLWDLDSQVEVALDALRCPPSDADVSKLSGGEKRRVALCKLLLEKPDLLLLDEPTNHLDAETVAWLEKFLREFAGAVLIITHDRYFLDNVTGWILELDRGRGIPYEGNYSAYLEAKAKRMAQEGREEAARQRALAREREWISASPKARQAKSKARIKAYDELLKRNEERSPGNAQIIIPPGERLGDVVIEAEDLAKSFGDKTLIDGLNFKLPPGGIVGVIGPNGAGKTTLFKMLTGQEQPDSGAVRLGDTVDLGYVDQSRDALDPNKTVWEEISGGDEIIKLGKRELNSRAYCSSFNFKGGDQQQKVGNLSGGQRNRVHLAKMLRSGSNVLLLDEPTNDLDTETLAALEDALEDFAGCVVVISHDRFFLDRIATHMLAFEGDSHVEWFEGNFEDYEQDKIRRLGPDSVNPKRIKYKRLTR; encoded by the coding sequence ATGGCGCGCCAATTCATCTATCACATGCAGGGGACGTCCAAGTCCTATGCCGGTGGCAAGAAAGTTCTCGATAACATTCATCTGTCCTTCTATCCGGACGCAAAGATTGGCGTGCTTGGCCCGAACGGTGCCGGTAAGTCCACGCTTCTGCGGATTATGGCAGGCCTGGACAATGATTATACGGGTGAGGCCTGGGTCGCCAAGGGCGCAACGGTTGGCTATCTGCCGCAGGAACCTCAGCTGGATGAAAGCAAGGATGTGCTCGGCAATGTGATGGTTGCTGTCGCGGACAAGAAAGCCATTGTTGACGAATATAACGAGCTCGCCATGAAGCTTGCGGAAGATTATTCCGATGAGCTGATGGAGAAGATGACCGAGCTTCAGGACAAGATTGACGCGGATAATCTCTGGGATCTTGATTCCCAGGTTGAAGTGGCTCTTGATGCGCTTCGCTGCCCGCCGTCAGACGCGGATGTGTCCAAGCTGTCCGGTGGTGAGAAGCGTCGTGTGGCGCTCTGCAAGCTGCTTCTGGAAAAGCCTGACCTGCTGCTGCTCGATGAGCCGACCAACCACCTTGATGCTGAGACGGTTGCGTGGCTCGAGAAATTCCTGCGCGAGTTTGCTGGCGCTGTCCTGATCATCACCCACGATCGTTACTTCCTTGATAATGTGACCGGCTGGATTCTGGAGCTTGATCGCGGTCGTGGCATTCCATACGAAGGCAATTACTCCGCCTATCTGGAAGCCAAGGCCAAGCGTATGGCACAGGAAGGCCGTGAAGAGGCTGCCCGTCAGCGTGCACTGGCCCGTGAGCGTGAATGGATCAGTGCCAGCCCGAAAGCCCGTCAGGCAAAATCCAAGGCCCGTATCAAGGCCTATGACGAGCTGCTCAAGCGGAACGAAGAGCGCTCTCCGGGCAATGCGCAGATTATTATCCCGCCAGGCGAGCGTCTTGGTGATGTGGTGATTGAAGCTGAGGACCTGGCAAAGAGCTTTGGTGACAAGACCCTGATTGATGGTCTGAACTTCAAGCTTCCTCCGGGTGGCATCGTCGGTGTTATCGGCCCGAACGGTGCTGGTAAGACCACGCTCTTCAAGATGCTGACGGGTCAGGAACAGCCTGATTCCGGTGCGGTCCGCCTCGGTGATACAGTTGACCTTGGTTATGTAGACCAGAGCCGTGATGCGCTTGATCCGAATAAGACTGTCTGGGAAGAGATCTCCGGCGGTGATGAGATTATCAAGCTCGGCAAGCGAGAGCTGAACAGCCGCGCTTACTGCTCATCATTTAATTTCAAGGGTGGTGATCAGCAGCAGAAAGTCGGTAATCTCTCAGGTGGTCAGCGTAACCGTGTCCATCTGGCGAAAATGCTGCGCTCCGGTTCCAACGTTCTGCTGCTCGATGAGCCGACCAACGATCTGGACACTGAAACACTGGCTGCCCTTGAGGATGCGCTTGAGGATTTCGCCGGCTGCGTTGTTGTGATTTCGCATGATCGCTTCTTCCTCGACCGTATTGCGACCCATATGCTGGCCTTTGAAGGCGATAGCCACGTTGAGTGGTTCGAAGGTAACTTCGAAGATTATGAGCAGGACAAGATTCGCCGACTTGGCCCGGATTCAGTCAATCCGAAACGGATCAAGTACAAGCGTCTGACACGCTGA
- a CDS encoding VOC family protein: MKTLPDGMSSVIPHLMFDGADEAIAFYEKTLDANLTGRVGMPGSDSVLHAMLQIGTSTVFVSDPMPGSERRPPQGLSPVEFYVYVEDVDAAFSKAMAGGMTSPDEGPMDMFWGDRTAVVHDPYGYVWTLAQHQRDVTPEEIEAAMATMMQQE, translated from the coding sequence ATGAAAACACTACCGGACGGCATGAGCAGCGTCATACCCCATCTGATGTTCGATGGAGCCGATGAGGCGATCGCCTTTTATGAGAAAACTCTCGATGCAAACCTCACAGGTCGTGTCGGCATGCCTGGCTCAGACAGTGTCTTGCACGCAATGCTGCAGATCGGTACCTCTACCGTGTTTGTCAGTGATCCCATGCCGGGATCAGAGCGACGTCCTCCTCAAGGCCTGTCACCGGTCGAATTCTATGTTTATGTGGAGGATGTAGACGCCGCATTCTCAAAGGCCATGGCAGGCGGCATGACCTCCCCGGACGAAGGTCCGATGGATATGTTCTGGGGCGACAGAACCGCTGTGGTGCATGACCCCTATGGCTATGTCTGGACCCTGGCTCAACATCAGCGTGACGTTACTCCAGAGGAAATCGAAGCGGCCATGGCAACAATGATGCAACAGGAATAA
- the astB gene encoding N-succinylarginine dihydrolase: protein MMQEVNFDGLVGPTHNYGGLSLGNLASSRNAGAVSRPRQAALQGLAKMRHLMALGIPQGVLPPHERPQDRVLRGLGFSGTTAEMVDACYRASPVLLANLMSASAMWTANAATVSPATDTRDSRTHLTVANLGTMFHRSLEAEQTFRTLSAIFPDPQRFAVHEAVPYGGGFGDEGAANHGRFCAAHGDIGAELFVYGRSAFDRLEGRRFPPRQALEASQAIARTHGLDERRTIYVLQSREAIEAGAFHNDVVAVANGSVQFYHEQAFEDRDGMQAAVRAACSFDPVFVEVPANRVSLDDAIRSYLFNSQLVSLPDGAGMALILPQDAESNPNTKSYVADLLDMDNPIVRADYFDLRESMQNGGGPACLRLRVALSLDDQQRLGGAVLMTEERISALEAWVKRHYREELAPDDLRDPLLVDETRAALDDLTGLLELGPLYDFQRCPS from the coding sequence ATGATGCAGGAAGTCAATTTCGACGGGTTGGTCGGCCCGACCCATAATTATGGTGGTCTGTCTCTTGGCAATCTGGCGTCGAGCCGTAATGCGGGGGCTGTGTCCCGACCGCGACAGGCTGCGCTTCAGGGGCTTGCCAAGATGCGCCATCTGATGGCGTTGGGTATCCCGCAGGGTGTTTTGCCGCCCCATGAGCGACCGCAGGACCGGGTTCTGAGAGGATTGGGCTTTTCCGGTACAACAGCAGAGATGGTGGATGCCTGTTACCGGGCCTCGCCGGTTCTTCTGGCCAATCTGATGTCTGCTTCGGCCATGTGGACCGCAAATGCGGCAACGGTATCACCGGCAACTGACACAAGAGATAGCCGGACCCATCTGACGGTGGCCAATCTTGGCACCATGTTCCACCGGTCGCTGGAAGCGGAACAGACCTTCAGAACCCTGTCAGCGATTTTTCCTGACCCGCAGCGGTTTGCAGTCCACGAAGCCGTGCCCTATGGCGGCGGGTTTGGTGATGAGGGAGCGGCCAATCACGGGCGGTTCTGTGCGGCGCATGGTGATATCGGGGCTGAGCTGTTTGTTTATGGGCGATCTGCCTTTGACCGGCTGGAAGGACGACGGTTTCCACCTCGACAGGCCCTTGAAGCCAGTCAGGCCATTGCCCGGACCCATGGACTTGACGAGCGTCGCACGATCTATGTGCTGCAGAGCCGTGAGGCAATTGAAGCAGGAGCCTTCCATAATGACGTGGTTGCTGTGGCCAATGGCTCTGTCCAGTTCTACCATGAGCAGGCCTTTGAGGATCGGGATGGCATGCAGGCGGCTGTTCGTGCGGCCTGTTCATTTGATCCTGTCTTTGTTGAAGTCCCGGCCAATCGGGTGAGCCTGGATGATGCGATCCGCTCCTATCTGTTCAACTCGCAGCTTGTCTCCTTGCCGGATGGGGCCGGGATGGCGCTGATCCTGCCACAGGATGCGGAGAGTAACCCCAATACAAAAAGCTATGTGGCTGATCTTCTGGATATGGATAATCCGATCGTCCGGGCTGATTACTTTGATCTGCGAGAAAGTATGCAGAATGGTGGTGGTCCCGCCTGTCTCAGGCTGCGTGTTGCCCTCTCGCTTGATGATCAGCAGCGACTAGGAGGTGCTGTTCTGATGACCGAAGAGCGGATTTCCGCGCTTGAGGCTTGGGTCAAACGCCATTATCGGGAAGAACTGGCTCCGGATGACCTGCGTGATCCTTTGCTTGTTGATGAAACGCGCGCTGCGCTGGATGACCTGACGGGTCTTCTGGAACTTGGACCTCTCTATGACTTTCAGCGTTGCCCTTCCTGA